A single region of the Zootoca vivipara chromosome 2, rZooViv1.1, whole genome shotgun sequence genome encodes:
- the NDFIP1 gene encoding NEDD4 family-interacting protein 1 codes for MAAAAAAGEPSSGGGRYQQLQNEEEPCENLQIVNDFPPPYSSISGENAVYFDYKDEAGFPNPPSYNVATTLPTYDEAERTKAEATIPLVPGREEDFVARDDFDDTDQLRIGNDGIFMLTFFMAFLFNWIGFFLSFCLTTSAAGRYGAISGFGLSLIKWILIVRFSTYFPGYFDGQYWLWWVFLVLGFLLFLRGFINYAKVRKMPDTFSTLPRTRVLFIY; via the exons TTGCAGAATGAGGAGGAGCCTTGTGAGAACCTGCAAATTGTAAATGATTTCCCACCACCTTACAGCAGCATTTCTGGGGAGAAcgcag TGTATTTTGATTATAAAGATGAGGCTGGGTTTCCTAATCCCCCGTCTTACAATGTAGCCACAACCCTGCCTACTTATGATGAAGCAGAGAGAACCAAGGCGGAAGCTACCATACCTTTAGTTCCTGGGAGG GAGGAGGACTTTGTGGCACGGGATGACTTTGATGATACTGACCAGCTGAGGATAGGAAATGACGGCATTTTCATGctgactttcttca tgGCATTCCTTTTCAACTGGATTggattctttctctctttctgcctgaCTACCTCAGCAGCAGGAAGATATGGGGCCATTTCTGGATTTGGTCTGTCTCTCATTAAGTGGATCTTGATTGTCAGG ttctccaCCTATTTCCCTGGTTACTTTGATGGCCAGTACTGGTTGTGGTGGGTGTTCCTTGTGTTAG GCTTTCTCCTGTTCCTCAGAGGATTTATCAATTATGCAAAGGTTCGGAAGATGCCAGATACATTTTCCACTCTTCCCAGGACTAGAGTTCTCTTTATTTACTAA